In a genomic window of Epinephelus lanceolatus isolate andai-2023 chromosome 3, ASM4190304v1, whole genome shotgun sequence:
- the wipf2a gene encoding WAS/WASL-interacting protein family member 2, with protein MPIPPPPPPPPGPPPPPTFSQANTTPPKLSSSEAKGRGALLSDICKGTRLKKVTVINDRSGPIIEKSGGGGGGGGGGGGGGGGGGFGGGGPMGMGGLFQGGVPKLRPVGDGSAGGSVGRSALRPPGARPSAPRPPTGRSSSPSPANKPSPPEHQRAHRPSLPDISRPSSGSSSSSSGSGMKHSTSAPPPPPPFNRGGRGNAPPTPNQKSNTSSSSSSSHSREKPLPPTPNRGPTPPSSVKQPPSSSRPPTGGSSAPPPPPPYRPHTGGVSNGPSHVDGGGAPELPQRHNSLHKKHTSGGGSQGRNHAPPPPPSSSPSSQQGGRPPPPAREPPGRRSAPQVPPSGSRNGGRDAPPPPPPYRVHSSALSEPHSRVGKPPPPPSSSSSISSSSSRTPAGPPPPPPPIRNGHSSISSSKSIIDDFESKFNFHPIEDLPPPEEYRHFNKVYPSKNSKAMMRGAPPAPPVGR; from the exons ATGCCgattcctccccctccccctcctcccccaggACCCCCGCCTCCCCCCACTTTCAGTCAG GCGAACACAACTCCTCCTAAACTGAGCTCATCCGAGGCTAAAGGCAGAGGAGCGCTGCTGTCGGACATCTGCAAAGGCACCAGACTAAAGAAGGTCACTGTAATCAATGACCGGAGTGGCCCGATCATAGAAA AATCAGGAGGTGGTGGCGGAGGTGGCGGAGgcggaggaggtggtggaggtggtggaggtttTGGAGGCGGAGGGCCAATGGGAATGGGAGGTCTTTTCCAAGGAGGTGTGCCAAAATTACGCCCAGttggag ATGGTTCAGCGGGCGGTTCGGTGGGGAGATCAGCCCTGCGGCCCCCAGGGGCCCGGCCTTCAGCCCCTCGCCCCCCCACAGGTCGCTCCTCCTCACCCTCCCCAGCCAACAAGCCCTCTCCACCAGAGCACCAGCGCGCCCACCGCCCCTCGCTCCCAGACATCTCCCGCCCCtccagtggcagcagcagctcctcctcagGAAGCGGGATGAAGCACAGCACATCTGCACCGCCTCCTCCACCACCCTTCAACAGAGGAGGCCGCGGCAATGCTCCGCCTACCCCCAATCAGAAATCAAATACTTcgtcttcctcatcctcctctcacAGCAGAGAGAAGCCCCTGCCACCGACACCCAACAGAGGCCCCACCCCTCCCAGCTCTGTGAAGCAGCCTCCGTCTTCCAGCAGGCCACCAACAGGTGGctcctcagctcctccacctcctccaccgtACAGACCACACACAGGCGGCGTCTCCAATGGGCCGTCCCACGTAGATGGCGGCGGAGCTCCGGAGCTGCCACAGAGGCACAACTCcctgcacaaaaaacacacatcaggAGGTGGCAGCCAAGGACGCAACCacgctcctccacctcctccctcaTCGTCTCCATCTTCCCAGCAGGGCGGCCGACCACCACCACCCGCCAGAGAGCCACCTGGACGCAGATCAG CTCCTCAGGTGCCCCCATCCGGGTCTCGTAACGGCGGTCGGGACGCCCCTCCTCCCCCGCCCCCATACCGCGTCCACAGCTCTGCGCTCTCAGAGCCCCACAGCCGAGTGGGTaaaccacctccacctccctcctcttcctcctccatctcatcctcctcctcccgaACCCCGGCTGGACCCCCTCCACCGCCCCCGCCCATCCGGAACGGCCACTCCTCCATTTCCTCCTCCAAGTCCATCATAG ATGATTTTGAATCCAAGTTCAACTTCCACCCCATTGAAGATCTTCCACCTCCAGAGGAGTACAGGCATTTCAACAAGGTCTACCCCAGCAAAAACAGCAAGG CCATGATGAGAGGAGCTCCTCCAGCGCCGCCGGTGGGGAGGTGA